The Hippea jasoniae genome includes a window with the following:
- a CDS encoding 2-oxoacid:acceptor oxidoreductase family protein: MTKKLEIRWHGRAGQGAVTAAKTLAELISQEEGIYAQGFAVYGAEKRGAPVVAFTRVDEKPIRDHSEYMEPDIVLLLDPTLMGLVDVKEGLKPTGKVIINTAFSKDEVVKELGLEDYEVYVLDANKISIEALGRAIPNTPMIGALAKVAGLFSKEDVSKGVVELLKETGKFPEKIIEGNRKAIEVAYEEVK; encoded by the coding sequence ATGACCAAGAAATTAGAAATTAGATGGCACGGCAGAGCCGGTCAGGGAGCAGTTACTGCAGCTAAAACATTAGCTGAACTCATCTCCCAAGAAGAGGGAATTTATGCTCAGGGTTTTGCAGTTTACGGTGCTGAAAAGCGCGGAGCACCAGTTGTTGCATTTACAAGGGTTGATGAAAAACCGATTAGAGATCATTCAGAGTATATGGAGCCAGATATTGTTTTGCTACTTGACCCAACCTTAATGGGACTTGTTGATGTAAAAGAAGGATTGAAACCAACAGGTAAGGTTATAATAAACACAGCATTTAGTAAGGATGAGGTCGTCAAAGAGCTGGGACTTGAAGACTATGAGGTATATGTACTTGATGCAAACAAAATAAGCATCGAAGCATTGGGAAGGGCTATTCCAAACACACCTATGATCGGAGCTTTGGCAAAAGTTGCAGGTTTATTCTCCAAAGAAGATGTATCAAAGGGTGTCGTAGAACTACTAAAAGAAACAGGTAAATTTCCAGAAAAAATCATAGAGGGCAATAGAAAGGCAATAGAAGTAGCCTATGAGGAGGTAAAGTAA
- a CDS encoding nitrous oxide-stimulated promoter family protein: protein MNKQKRIKKDEKILKKFIAVYCRENHLRKGRKEYKDGYCKECYELLEYSLQRLYACPLDPKPQCKHCKIHCYKPQMRLKIKEVMKFSGMYFLKHGRLDWVFHYFF from the coding sequence GTGAACAAACAGAAACGCATAAAAAAAGATGAAAAGATATTAAAAAAGTTTATAGCTGTCTATTGCAGGGAAAATCATCTAAGAAAAGGCAGAAAAGAATATAAAGATGGCTATTGTAAGGAATGTTATGAACTACTTGAGTATTCGCTTCAAAGGTTATATGCCTGCCCTCTTGATCCCAAACCTCAATGCAAACACTGCAAAATCCATTGCTACAAGCCACAAATGAGACTGAAAATTAAGGAGGTTATGAAATTTAGCGGAATGTACTTTTTAAAGCATGGCAGGCTTGATTGGGTGTTTCATTATTTCTTTTGA
- the dnaX gene encoding DNA polymerase III subunit gamma/tau yields MYKVLARKYRPTKLDEVIGQPVATTILRNAIQSNKLHHAILLSGPMGVGKTSLARIIAKSINCEKGPTTDPCNQCEACIAIQKGRDIDVIEIDGASSRKIENAREIIESIKYPPLKRRFKVYIIDEIHMFTQEAFNAMLKTIEEPPEYVKFIFATTAIEKIPETILSRCQILTLTRIPEKEIEKKLTQIAQNEKIDIESEAIKLIAKASMGSLRVAEGLLDRCIAFKLEGNITADDASLVAGISTTQKIEEFIEFVINKNRSAIDLIYTLYENSVNLEQFCSQIIENLIKQEISLEKKVALLNIFYKALGDIKRKVDPLDALIVATYKSFAAAELESIEKVIEKLLGFETSAVLNNKPSSEPINSSFKETSKHSNIPQKNNQSTVDEVLTIFKGKIVNIEKIKN; encoded by the coding sequence ATGTACAAGGTATTAGCCAGAAAATACAGACCTACAAAGTTAGATGAAGTTATTGGTCAGCCTGTTGCCACAACAATCTTAAGAAACGCAATCCAATCAAATAAATTGCATCATGCCATTCTTCTATCAGGCCCGATGGGAGTGGGCAAAACTTCTCTTGCGCGTATTATTGCAAAATCAATCAACTGCGAAAAAGGGCCTACAACAGATCCATGCAATCAATGCGAAGCATGCATCGCTATACAGAAAGGCAGAGATATTGATGTTATTGAAATCGACGGTGCATCAAGCAGAAAAATTGAAAACGCAAGAGAAATCATAGAAAGTATTAAATATCCACCACTAAAGAGACGGTTTAAGGTTTACATAATCGACGAGATTCATATGTTCACTCAGGAAGCCTTCAATGCCATGCTTAAGACCATTGAGGAGCCCCCAGAATATGTAAAATTTATCTTTGCCACCACGGCAATTGAAAAAATTCCAGAAACAATACTTTCAAGATGTCAAATATTGACACTAACAAGAATTCCTGAAAAAGAAATTGAAAAAAAACTAACCCAAATTGCTCAAAACGAAAAAATAGACATAGAAAGTGAAGCTATAAAGCTTATAGCTAAAGCAAGTATGGGATCTTTGAGGGTTGCAGAAGGCCTGCTTGATAGATGCATAGCCTTTAAATTAGAAGGCAACATTACAGCCGATGATGCCTCTTTAGTAGCAGGTATCTCCACTACACAAAAAATAGAGGAATTTATCGAATTTGTTATCAACAAAAATCGCTCGGCAATTGATTTAATATACACACTGTATGAAAATTCGGTAAACCTTGAACAGTTTTGCTCCCAGATTATAGAAAACCTTATAAAGCAGGAAATATCATTAGAAAAAAAGGTAGCTCTTTTAAATATATTTTACAAAGCGTTGGGCGATATAAAAAGAAAAGTTGACCCCTTAGATGCATTGATCGTAGCAACTTATAAATCTTTTGCAGCTGCAGAGCTTGAGAGTATAGAAAAGGTTATAGAAAAGCTTTTAGGTTTTGAAACATCTGCAGTATTAAACAATAAACCATCAAGTGAGCCTATTAACTCCTCTTTTAAAGAAACATCAAAACATAGCAATATCCCACAAAAAAACAATCAATCCACAGTAGATGAAGTCCTTACTATATTTAAGGGTAAAATAGTAAATATTGAAAAAATAAAAAATTAA
- the recR gene encoding recombination mediator RecR, translated as MESEKLLNDLSQQFTNIPGVGQKNALKYAYWLATHKEVALNIKESLENIISRVRICKKCFNITTNTDEICNICKDTERDRTTICVLESTENLLEIETASVYNGLYFILGGLFSPIYGIETAIKRIDYLVSRVKEENIKEIILVISSTTEGDLTAQYIKDKLKNSDVKLSRISSGIPVGANINYIDRKTLIEAFSKRTLL; from the coding sequence ATGGAATCTGAGAAATTATTAAATGATCTATCACAACAATTTACAAATATACCTGGCGTGGGTCAGAAAAATGCCTTAAAGTATGCTTACTGGCTTGCCACCCACAAAGAGGTAGCCTTAAATATAAAGGAATCTTTGGAGAATATCATAAGCAGGGTAAGAATCTGTAAAAAATGTTTCAATATCACAACAAATACCGATGAAATCTGTAACATCTGCAAAGACACCGAAAGAGACAGAACAACCATCTGCGTATTAGAATCCACTGAAAATCTCCTTGAAATTGAAACGGCATCTGTGTATAATGGGCTATATTTTATATTGGGGGGGCTCTTTTCACCTATATACGGCATAGAAACCGCTATAAAGAGGATCGATTACTTGGTTAGTAGAGTAAAAGAGGAAAATATTAAAGAAATCATACTTGTTATCAGTTCAACAACAGAGGGTGATTTAACAGCTCAGTATATAAAAGATAAACTAAAAAACAGCGATGTAAAACTTTCAAGAATCTCAAGCGGTATTCCTGTTGGGGCAAACATTAATTACATAGACAGAAAAACACTTATAGAGGCATTCTCAAAAAGGACATTGCTATAA
- the porA gene encoding pyruvate ferredoxin oxidoreductase produces MGKKVALTGNEAAAHAIRQINPDVIAAFPITPSTPIPQAVAQFIADGLMDTELVTVESEHSAMSACIGAAAAGGRVMTATSANGYALMWEMLYIASGMRLPIVMSVVARALSAPLNIHGDHSDIMGGRDTGWIQLIAENSQEAYDTLIQAVKIAEHKDVMTPALVAQDGFNISHAIEIWELEDDNKVKEFIGDYEPLYPLLNTDEPITHGAWAPPNWYFEHKMNQLKGLLNAKDVVKQVGKEFGEAFGREYGLYEAYKLDDAEYVIVAAGSVCGTTKDVVDNLRENGVKAGLLRIRLFRPFPFGEIAEALQSAKAIAVLDRVSPAGAQGGPLFSEVRSALYDTSTRAPIINYTYGLGGRDTQPKHINSVYETLKKIVETGKIEKQFDCLNLRGEWR; encoded by the coding sequence ATGGGTAAAAAAGTAGCATTAACAGGTAATGAGGCTGCAGCTCATGCCATAAGACAGATAAATCCAGATGTTATAGCAGCTTTTCCTATCACTCCATCAACCCCAATTCCTCAAGCAGTTGCACAGTTCATAGCAGATGGTTTGATGGACACAGAACTTGTTACGGTTGAAAGTGAACATTCAGCAATGAGCGCATGTATAGGAGCAGCAGCAGCTGGCGGTAGAGTAATGACGGCAACAAGCGCAAATGGTTACGCTCTTATGTGGGAGATGTTATATATAGCCAGCGGTATGAGACTACCCATCGTAATGTCGGTTGTTGCAAGGGCACTTTCAGCTCCCTTAAATATTCACGGAGACCATTCAGATATCATGGGTGGTAGAGATACAGGCTGGATACAGCTAATAGCTGAAAACTCTCAGGAAGCATACGATACACTTATCCAGGCTGTAAAAATCGCAGAACATAAAGATGTTATGACACCCGCTCTTGTTGCACAGGATGGATTCAATATATCCCATGCAATAGAGATATGGGAACTTGAAGACGATAACAAAGTAAAGGAATTCATTGGCGATTATGAGCCTTTATATCCACTTTTGAATACAGATGAGCCTATAACGCACGGTGCATGGGCTCCACCAAACTGGTATTTTGAGCATAAAATGAATCAGTTAAAAGGACTCCTTAATGCAAAGGATGTGGTTAAACAGGTTGGCAAGGAGTTTGGAGAGGCTTTCGGAAGAGAATACGGCTTGTATGAGGCATATAAACTTGACGATGCAGAATATGTAATAGTGGCTGCAGGCTCAGTTTGTGGAACAACAAAAGATGTGGTAGATAACCTGCGTGAAAATGGAGTTAAAGCAGGTCTATTGAGAATAAGATTGTTTAGACCGTTCCCATTTGGAGAAATCGCTGAGGCTCTTCAGTCAGCAAAGGCCATAGCGGTTTTAGATAGGGTTTCACCAGCAGGCGCACAGGGTGGTCCACTTTTTAGTGAGGTTAGAAGTGCGCTGTATGATACATCCACAAGGGCTCCGATAATTAATTACACTTACGGACTTGGCGGTAGAGACACTCAGCCTAAACACATAAACTCCGTTTATGAAACGCTGAAGAAAATAGTTGAAACGGGTAAGATTGAAAAACAGTTCGATTGTCTGAACCTAAGGGGAGAATGGAGGTAG
- a CDS encoding YbaB/EbfC family nucleoid-associated protein, protein MAKNFGGMDLNSLLNQAKKIQKQIAQAQEEAAKETVEVTVGGGMVTVEANGAGEVVNIKLSKEIVDPDDIETLEDLVLSGVNEAIRKAKEKMEEKISAITGGLNIPGMF, encoded by the coding sequence ATGGCAAAAAACTTTGGTGGAATGGATTTAAACAGCCTACTTAATCAGGCAAAAAAAATTCAAAAACAAATAGCTCAGGCACAGGAAGAAGCAGCAAAAGAAACAGTTGAGGTAACTGTTGGTGGTGGCATGGTAACCGTTGAGGCAAACGGAGCTGGCGAGGTGGTTAACATAAAACTCTCAAAAGAGATAGTTGATCCAGACGATATCGAAACACTTGAGGATTTAGTGCTCTCAGGTGTTAATGAGGCAATAAGAAAGGCAAAGGAAAAGATGGAAGAAAAAATCTCCGCTATAACTGGAGGTTTGAATATTCCCGGAATGTTTTAA
- a CDS encoding bifunctional folylpolyglutamate synthase/dihydrofolate synthase gives MNEIEAFKKLNAILENLNPYAMDLSLDRIKHFLDKIGNPQNRFESILIGGTNGKGSVAKMLHDSFLWEGYNCALYTSPHLVELKERFVINGKFVGYAQLLEYASFIDKLNFEHLTYFEFLTALAFLIFNDMRVDFAVVEVGMGGEFDATNVLNPILSVLTSISFDHTEHLGKTIYEIALTKSKIIKRLGAVSDSSEEVKKAIADSITAPVYFVDDAYLDEAKLIKPDSINFSNTALALLCIDLLNKHYGLSLSKQPLSKSFWPGRFEVILLNGKHIIFDGAHNPAGVDNLLSLLFERGYFSKDGILIFAALKHKNWRYAIDRLKEYFKEIFLPHLTYRLAEDPCRIKEHLKEEALEAKIFDCVNGVIDEALNRHCDYCLITGSLYLVGEAKASKII, from the coding sequence ATGAATGAAATTGAAGCCTTTAAAAAACTCAATGCTATCTTGGAAAACCTCAATCCTTATGCTATGGATCTTTCGCTTGATAGAATAAAACACTTTCTTGATAAAATCGGCAATCCGCAGAACAGGTTTGAAAGTATTTTGATCGGTGGTACAAACGGCAAGGGTAGTGTGGCAAAGATGCTTCATGATAGTTTTTTATGGGAGGGCTACAACTGCGCACTTTATACATCGCCTCATCTTGTTGAACTCAAGGAGCGGTTTGTAATTAACGGAAAGTTTGTTGGCTATGCTCAACTGCTTGAGTATGCATCGTTTATAGATAAACTCAATTTTGAGCATCTCACATACTTTGAGTTTCTTACAGCGCTTGCATTTCTTATTTTTAACGACATGCGGGTGGATTTTGCAGTGGTTGAGGTTGGGATGGGTGGGGAGTTTGATGCAACAAATGTGCTAAATCCCATTTTAAGCGTTTTGACATCGATTTCATTTGACCATACTGAGCATTTAGGTAAAACCATTTATGAGATTGCTTTAACAAAATCAAAAATTATAAAACGGCTGGGTGCTGTTTCGGATAGCTCAGAAGAGGTAAAAAAGGCAATTGCAGATAGCATAACAGCGCCTGTTTATTTTGTTGATGATGCTTATTTAGATGAAGCAAAACTCATAAAGCCCGATAGCATAAACTTTTCAAATACGGCTTTAGCGCTGCTTTGTATAGACCTTCTCAATAAACATTACGGTTTGAGTTTAAGTAAGCAACCTTTATCAAAGAGTTTCTGGCCCGGTAGATTTGAAGTGATTCTGCTTAACGGTAAACATATAATTTTTGATGGTGCACACAATCCTGCAGGCGTTGATAACCTTTTGAGTCTGCTTTTTGAAAGGGGCTATTTTTCAAAAGACGGGATATTGATATTTGCCGCCCTAAAGCATAAAAATTGGCGTTATGCAATTGATAGGCTAAAGGAATACTTTAAGGAAATTTTCTTGCCGCATTTAACTTACAGGCTTGCAGAAGACCCTTGCAGGATAAAAGAGCATCTAAAAGAAGAAGCTTTAGAGGCTAAAATATTTGATTGTGTGAATGGTGTAATTGACGAAGCTTTAAACCGCCACTGCGATTATTGTTTAATTACAGGCTCGTTATACCTTGTGGGGGAGGCTAAGGCATCTAAAATAATATAA
- a CDS encoding thiamine pyrophosphate-dependent enzyme: MALLNELAKKKEGLVSGHRLCPGCTHSVIMRQVFAAAETDKYDIVVAAATGCFEVSTGLYPYTSWNVPWIHTAFENAASTIAGVESMYRALKKKGKINKDIRFIAVASDGGTYDIGLQALSGAIERGHQFLYICNDNNAYQNTGNQRSSATPFGGSTTTSPNGTVKFGKEQPRKDIVSVLEGHHLEYIAQASPSNWRDLMNKIKKALDVNGPTYINVIEPCTTGWGFPPNKAIEMAQLAVDTCVWPLYEVIKGKVVINYKPKKKLPVEEYLKPQRRFAHLFKKGNEHLIEEFQRQVDAHWEWLLKREECGIAYGE; the protein is encoded by the coding sequence ATGGCACTGTTAAACGAACTTGCAAAGAAAAAAGAGGGTCTTGTTAGTGGACATAGATTATGCCCGGGTTGTACACACTCGGTTATAATGAGACAGGTATTTGCAGCAGCAGAAACAGATAAATACGACATAGTAGTGGCAGCTGCTACGGGTTGTTTTGAGGTTTCAACAGGTTTATATCCATACACAAGCTGGAATGTTCCCTGGATTCACACGGCTTTTGAAAACGCAGCAAGCACAATTGCAGGCGTTGAGTCGATGTATAGGGCTTTAAAGAAAAAGGGAAAAATTAATAAGGATATAAGATTTATTGCGGTTGCAAGTGATGGTGGAACATACGATATCGGTCTGCAGGCACTTTCTGGAGCCATCGAAAGAGGGCATCAATTCCTCTATATCTGTAATGACAACAACGCCTACCAGAATACAGGAAACCAGAGATCATCTGCTACACCGTTTGGTGGATCAACCACAACATCGCCAAATGGTACTGTAAAATTTGGTAAAGAACAACCGAGAAAAGACATAGTAAGTGTTCTTGAGGGACATCATCTTGAATACATAGCTCAGGCTTCACCTTCAAACTGGCGAGACCTGATGAATAAAATCAAAAAAGCATTGGATGTAAACGGCCCAACCTACATCAATGTTATAGAGCCATGCACAACTGGCTGGGGATTTCCTCCAAATAAAGCCATAGAGATGGCTCAGCTTGCAGTTGATACATGTGTATGGCCGCTGTATGAGGTCATTAAAGGCAAAGTGGTTATAAACTACAAGCCAAAGAAAAAACTACCTGTTGAGGAGTATCTAAAACCGCAGAGAAGATTTGCCCACCTCTTCAAAAAAGGCAACGAACATTTAATTGAGGAGTTCCAGCGTCAGGTTGATGCACACTGGGAGTGGCTACTCAAAAGAGAGGAATGCGGCATAGCATACGGCGAATAA
- a CDS encoding EAL and HDOD domain-containing protein produces the protein MDFLIGRQAILKANGKTFGYELLYRENKSKNVSTTSFDGEVSTKRVIINAFLNIGLDRIAKKGRLFINFTKDLITERVFDVLPKERIVVEVLEDVKADKEVVEALKEAKKEGYLIALDDFVFEENLSELVKLADIIKVDFLELSKEKIKKEVELYKPYKLKLLAEKVETKEDFEFAKQLGFEYFQGFFFEKPTIEVKKDIAPYQTTIIKAIKVINGPNTSKEELIKLISGDIYLSTKLLSLINSPFYGLKRKVTSIKQAVDLLGEKKIKEWLNIIYMSKLAEEKPQELAVLATIRAKFAQNLSDHFKLDKEKAYFTGLFSLMDTMLSKPMNKILKELNFLDEEIRNALLNKPSPYLNLLNFIKQYEKANFEDAQKISTSLNIDTGCINSCYLDAVEFADSIYS, from the coding sequence ATGGACTTTCTTATCGGTAGACAGGCGATACTTAAAGCAAACGGCAAAACATTTGGTTATGAATTATTATACAGAGAAAACAAATCAAAAAATGTAAGCACAACCAGTTTTGATGGTGAAGTTTCAACAAAGAGGGTTATAATTAACGCATTTTTAAATATCGGTCTTGATAGAATAGCAAAAAAAGGCAGACTATTTATAAACTTCACAAAAGATTTAATTACAGAAAGGGTTTTTGATGTTCTACCTAAAGAAAGAATAGTGGTTGAAGTACTTGAGGATGTAAAAGCAGACAAGGAAGTCGTTGAGGCGCTAAAAGAGGCAAAAAAAGAAGGCTATCTAATTGCATTAGATGATTTTGTTTTTGAGGAAAATCTCTCAGAGCTTGTGAAACTTGCAGATATTATAAAGGTTGATTTTTTGGAATTATCAAAGGAAAAGATAAAAAAAGAGGTTGAGCTTTATAAACCGTATAAATTAAAACTTTTAGCAGAAAAGGTTGAAACAAAAGAGGATTTTGAGTTTGCCAAACAGTTGGGTTTTGAGTATTTTCAGGGGTTCTTTTTTGAAAAACCTACAATAGAAGTAAAAAAAGATATTGCACCGTATCAGACAACAATTATCAAAGCTATCAAAGTCATAAACGGCCCAAACACATCCAAAGAGGAATTGATTAAACTAATCAGCGGAGACATTTACCTTTCAACAAAACTCTTATCGCTAATAAATTCCCCCTTTTACGGCTTAAAAAGAAAGGTTACCTCCATAAAACAGGCTGTCGATCTTTTGGGTGAAAAGAAAATTAAAGAATGGCTGAACATCATCTACATGTCAAAATTAGCCGAAGAAAAACCTCAAGAGTTGGCCGTTTTAGCAACAATAAGGGCAAAATTTGCTCAAAACCTTTCAGACCATTTTAAGCTCGATAAAGAAAAAGCCTACTTTACAGGGCTATTTTCACTGATGGATACAATGCTTTCTAAACCGATGAATAAAATTTTAAAAGAATTAAATTTTCTTGATGAAGAAATCAGGAATGCATTATTGAACAAACCATCACCATATTTAAATTTATTGAACTTTATAAAGCAATACGAGAAAGCCAATTTCGAGGATGCCCAAAAAATATCTACCTCTCTTAACATAGATACAGGATGCATAAACTCCTGCTACCTTGATGCTGTAGAATTCGCAGATAGCATATACTCTTAA
- a CDS encoding 4Fe-4S binding protein encodes MAEKLLNWDEVLIGATIKDPGNSKSYETGSWRVERPVWNPDTCIQCMFCWVYCPDSSILVDENGKMAGIDYDHCKGCGICVEQCPTKPKSLKMILESEAKGKTLKELRKEAFSK; translated from the coding sequence ATGGCTGAAAAACTACTAAACTGGGATGAGGTTTTAATAGGAGCAACAATCAAAGATCCGGGTAATTCAAAAAGTTATGAAACAGGCTCTTGGAGAGTTGAAAGACCTGTCTGGAATCCAGATACATGTATTCAATGTATGTTCTGCTGGGTTTATTGCCCCGATAGCTCAATATTAGTAGACGAAAACGGCAAAATGGCTGGCATAGATTACGATCACTGCAAGGGTTGCGGTATTTGCGTTGAGCAGTGCCCAACCAAGCCAAAATCCCTAAAGATGATTCTTGAGTCTGAGGCTAAAGGAAAAACATTAAAAGAGCTTAGAAAAGAAGCTTTTTCAAAGTAA
- a CDS encoding pyridoxine 5'-phosphate synthase yields MRLGVNIDHVATIRQARRTVEPEPIYAALLVQEALADGITVHLREDRRHIQDQDVYQIKEIIKIPLNLEMSLNEEIVNIALDVKPHQATLVPENRQEITTEGGLDVDQNFDRVKKVVERLHKKGIIVSLFIDPVEWQIEQAKQTGADAIEIHTGSYANAKVDREREIELEKIINAAKYASSLGLHVHAGHGLTYENVKPIAAIKEIEELNIGHSIIAKSVFVGIKEAVRLMRQLIYEARWKLV; encoded by the coding sequence ATGAGGCTTGGCGTAAATATCGACCATGTAGCAACAATAAGGCAGGCAAGAAGAACGGTTGAGCCAGAACCCATTTATGCTGCCCTGCTTGTTCAGGAGGCTCTGGCAGATGGCATAACTGTGCATTTAAGAGAAGACAGAAGGCATATCCAGGATCAAGATGTTTATCAGATTAAAGAGATTATAAAGATTCCGCTTAATCTTGAGATGAGCTTAAATGAGGAGATTGTGAATATAGCCCTTGATGTTAAGCCGCATCAGGCTACACTTGTGCCAGAAAACAGACAGGAAATCACAACAGAAGGCGGTCTTGATGTCGATCAAAACTTTGACAGGGTGAAAAAGGTTGTTGAACGCCTGCATAAAAAAGGGATCATAGTCAGTTTATTTATCGATCCTGTTGAGTGGCAGATAGAGCAGGCAAAGCAGACAGGTGCAGATGCTATCGAAATACACACGGGAAGCTATGCAAACGCTAAAGTAGATAGGGAAAGAGAAATAGAGCTTGAAAAGATTATAAATGCTGCCAAATATGCCTCATCTCTGGGATTGCATGTGCATGCAGGACACGGCCTAACATATGAAAATGTTAAACCTATTGCAGCAATAAAAGAAATAGAAGAACTCAATATAGGTCACAGCATTATTGCAAAAAGTGTTTTTGTGGGCATAAAAGAGGCTGTGAGACTGATGAGGCAGTTGATTTATGAGGCAAGATGGAAGTTGGTATAG
- a CDS encoding thioredoxin family protein, which translates to MRRFLIFLALFAFAVVLSSCNHASKTVKIETKGRYTVLVFDSTTCPYCKKLKNDFEHSKIEKKYLKKMSVYFIHTDENKKYLIPSKNGQLKLKAIDLAIMYGFMGSTPYVVITDKNLKAIAIVPGYLPPDTFVKVLSYVDTKAYKTMSLKEYLSTP; encoded by the coding sequence ATGAGAAGGTTTTTAATTTTTCTTGCTTTATTTGCATTTGCAGTAGTGTTATCATCCTGCAATCACGCATCAAAAACAGTAAAAATAGAAACAAAGGGCAGATATACGGTTTTAGTGTTTGATTCAACAACATGCCCTTACTGCAAAAAGCTTAAAAACGATTTTGAACATTCTAAAATAGAGAAAAAATACCTCAAAAAAATGAGCGTGTATTTTATCCATACAGACGAAAACAAAAAATATCTAATACCCTCAAAAAATGGACAATTAAAACTAAAAGCGATAGATTTAGCTATTATGTATGGTTTTATGGGCTCAACGCCTTATGTTGTTATAACGGATAAAAACCTAAAGGCTATAGCCATTGTTCCAGGATATTTGCCGCCTGACACTTTTGTTAAGGTGTTATCGTATGTCGACACAAAAGCATACAAAACAATGAGCCTTAAAGAGTATCTCTCAACGCCTTAA
- the acpS gene encoding holo-ACP synthase, translated as MEVGIDIEELQRIKSAYERFGRKFLDRFLSKKEIEYCLSKKRIIECLGGRFCAKEAVIKIYDGRIGFKDIEIISDGKPVVLVKSKKSNIKLSISHTKNYATAVAILP; from the coding sequence ATGGAAGTTGGTATAGATATTGAAGAATTGCAGAGGATAAAAAGCGCATACGAAAGATTTGGCAGAAAATTTTTAGATAGGTTTTTGTCCAAAAAAGAGATCGAATACTGCTTATCAAAAAAAAGGATTATTGAATGTTTGGGCGGAAGGTTTTGTGCAAAAGAGGCCGTAATAAAAATTTATGATGGTAGGATTGGTTTTAAGGATATTGAAATTATCAGTGATGGAAAGCCTGTGGTGCTTGTTAAGTCTAAAAAATCAAATATAAAACTATCAATCAGCCATACAAAAAACTACGCAACAGCTGTTGCTATACTGCCATGA